In the genome of Candoia aspera isolate rCanAsp1 chromosome 12, rCanAsp1.hap2, whole genome shotgun sequence, the window TGAAAACATAGTTTATTTCACAAGCCATCTTCCAAagtttatgatttatgatttatgttattattaatttgtttgtttgtttgtttcttttattatccattcttcaaGCAGTTCTCACAAGGGATGGCACCTGGAGCGTTTTGATCCTCCCACTCCCCCCGCCCGACAAAAATCAGAGGGAAAATCCTGAAATAAGTTATTTGAAGAAGTGAAGACAGATGACAGGGGAAAATATCCTTTAGGGTGGGTGAGGAACAAGATGCTTTGGAACATCTGCACTGCTATGTTAATCCATGGTGCAGATGGAAGATCCAGTTGCCACAACTGGAGAATTTATTTCTGTATgtgcacctgtgtgtgtgtgtgatgctgGGATTGTCTGAGGAAACTGATCCTCCTGGAGTGATCAAACACCTGCTAATGATCAATGTGAGACAGATTTTTATCTTAAATTATCTTACCTTATCTTCTGGACTGCTTCTCTGATAGTATCTGCCCAACCCATAGGTCAGATAAGGTGGGCCtggtccaggtcccttcccttaaatgttgtcatctgatgaGATCTCAAAGGTATGCCTTTTTCTCTGTAGTCACCCCAGTTTTTGGAAGATCCTCTGGCTGAGATTTgaggtttctcaaccttttgccagttgaagatgtgtggacttcaactcccagaatccaatgcgggttagggaattctgggagttgaagtccatacatcttcaactggtcaaggttgagaaatattgcccTACTCTttcagccttccagaaggtcatgaaaacctggctcttcccccaagcgtTGGACTGGGATGGGGTTGAGTCAGCAGGCCAATAGTTTGGCTGGTTTGGCCCCTGGTGGGAAGGAAAGGGctgttctgtttttattcctttgtttttaGGGGTTGTTTTGAGCCATCTAGGATGGctatgtgagataggtggccatgtaagtttttaaaaataaataaatatataaaaatggattTGGAAAATTCGGCGCAGGAAAGCCAGACCGACGAGGTGCACAACTTTTATGGTCACTTTTCAAAGCCGGGTGCAGGCTCCTTCAGTACTgcctgcctcccctgcccctcttcATCCTTCTCCTTGGAGCTTCCAGGGCCCCAAGAGTTTCGGAGGCCGGAGCAGCGGGAATGGTGCCTGCGGACCGGAGAGAAGCCCGCCGCTGAGCCTTTTCCTCCTGACCCGCAGGACGGGAGCCAGCGAGGCGCTTCCCTCCCGAAAGCGGCACAGAGGAGGGGGCGGGGCGCGGCCTGCCGCTTTAGCCAATGAGGCGGCGGCCCGCTGGAAGGGCGGGGCCAGGAGGGTCCTATAATGTCATTGAGGGTGCCGGAGCGCCCGGGCAGAGACAATAAGACGCGCCGGCGGGCTGGAGCGCCCACCTGCTCGCCTCCTCTGGTCCttcctcgccgccgccgccaccatcGCCGCCACCATGATGTCCATGAACAGCAAGCAGGCGTTCAGCATGCACCCCATCTTGCACGAGCCGAAGTACACCCACCTGCACTCCAGCTCCGAGGCCATCCGGAGAGCCTGCCTGCCCGCCCCGCAGGTGAGGGGCAGTGGGGGAGCGGGAAAGGCGCGGGACGGCGCGCGGGGGGAGGGAAACCGCTCCGGTTGGTGGCTCAGGCTGGTCAGGTTAGGTACCCTCGCCCCCTCCCCCATTTGGCCCAGAGGATCTGCAAGcgctctccccccttccccccaagtgTCTGGGTCCAGATCCCCGGGAGAAGACAGCAAAGGGGAACTGGTGGACTTCGGCGTGAGTTCCGCCCATCCCACCAGGAAAGTCTCTCGGGACTTCCGCGGGATGCAGACGGCACCGGCCGCCCTCGCCCGGGGTTTACCCAACACCGCCGCAACGCCAGGAGGTTGGAGAGTGGCGGAGTCCCGCTCTGCGTAGCTTCTGGGATCGAACCTCAGAGAGATGCCCGGGACCTGAAAAACCTCGGGAAGTGTTATTAGACTCCCCGCTTCCCCAGCTTTACGCCGGTCCCCCAGACGCACAACGGATAAAAACTCTCTGGTTGAAGCTCCAGGGCTGGAAGGAGACGCTTTAGTCTCTGTTGGGGCACCTCAGGGAGAGGGGGCAGCGGTTGGGACGGGCTCCAGGAGGGGCTTAGAGAGAGGGCCGCTCTGCTCGGTGACCAAGGGTAGGCTGGGATGGGGAGAATTCCCGCGGCCCGGGATCTTTTTGTGCTGGCTGcgcatgctgggaattgtagtcccagtaTATCTGGGGGGACAGGTGGCCCAAAGAGGGAAAGCAACGTGGCGAGAGGAACCCGGCCATTGGGAGGAAACTTTCGAGGATCCCAGATGGGGCGAGTTTTCCATTTTAGGGTTCGCCCGTCGGGCCAAGCCAGGACTTGTTCAGCCACGAAGAAGCCAGGATGGGCTTGGCCCATGGGGGTCTGACAAGCTATGGGGGTAGCTGGGTGGGGGCTTAGCCTTGGCGCAAGGCGCGACTCCCGTCTCCCGACGGTTCCCCTCTCTGAGCCGCGTGTCCGTCTCTCTCCCCTCCGCCCCACCTCGCAGCTGCAGAGCAATTTCTTCGCCGGCCTGGACGAGACGTTGCTGCGCGGGGCCGAGGCGCTGGCGGCCGTGGACCTGGTCTCGCAGAAGAGCCACCCCTTCAAGCCGGACGCCACCTACCACACCATGAGCAGCGTCTCAGTCTCCTGCACGCCCACCTCCTCCTCCGTCCACCTGCACCCGCCCTCGGTGCTGAGCGGCCACGCGCACCACGCGCACCACCACCAGCCGGCGCAGGGCCTGGAGGGCGAGCTCCTGGAGCACCTGGCCTCGGCCCTGCCACTGCCCGACGTGGGCGCCGCGCCCGCCCACCCGCACCCGCCCACCCACCTGCCGGCCCTCAACGGCCTGGGCCACCCGGCGCACGGGCAGCCGCCCCTGGCCATGGGCCCCCACCCACCGCACGGCCTGGCCTCGCACCCCGCCGTCCTGGCCGGCCCGGAGACGGAGACGGACCCGCGCGAGCTGGAGGCCTTCGCAGAGCGCTTCAAGCAGCGGCGCATCAAGCTGTGCGTGACGCAGGCCGACGTGGGCTCGGCGCTGGCCAACCTGAAGATCCCCGGCGTGGGCTGCCTCAGCCAGAGCACCATCTGCCGCTTCGAGTCTCTCACGCTCTCGCACAACAACATGGTGGCCCTCAAGCCCATCCTGGAGGCCTGGCTGGAGGAGGCCGAGCGCGCCCAGCGCGAGAAGCTGGCCAAGCCCGAGGCGTACTCGACGGGTGACAAGAAGCGCAAGCGCACCTCCATCGCGGCGCCCGAGAAGCGCTCGCTCGAGGCTTACTTCGCCGTCCAGCCGCGGCCCTCCTCCGAGAAGATCGCGGCCATCGCCGAGAAACTGGACCTCAAGAAAAACGTGGTGAGGGTCTGGTTTTGCAACCAGAGACAGAAACAGAAGCGCATGAAGTTCTCCGCCGCTTACTAGGCCGGTGCGGACAGGAAGGAGGGACGGCGCCCAGCCGGCCGGCCTCTGCCCGCGCGCGGAACTGGAGGCGCAGGCGGCTTCGGAGGGTGAGGACGGGCCGACGGGCGCCGCTTTCCATGCCCGGCGGCCGGGGCCTAAGTGGAGGTGCTGCTTCCTCGCTGGGCGCTTCAGACGTCCCGGACTTTTGGAACCTTCCGCCCCTTCGGCCGAGGGGGGTGGGGGCGCGGAGAAGGACTGAGCCCCACCGAACGGGgaaaacccacccacccaccaaacaAAGCATCGAAAGACAGACTCTTGTTTTCTAAATAAAAGAATGCAAACAAAAGAGTTACacagaagccccccccccactcctgtACCATATTCCTGGTGAGTGGCAAAAGTGGCTCCCCCCCCCGGTGCGTTTCTTTCTTTTGGGTCCAAATAGGAGGGGGGGGGACTTTTAATCACGGCATCTTAGTCCCATCCCTGAATTAACAGGAAAAAGGGGAGTTCAGAAAAACGCCGCTTGCATAGTTTCTGTATTTAAGCTATGAACTATGTGCGGGCGAGAGTGAAGTTTTGACGGCCATTTAGTATGCTAAGGCTATGCCGACTTCGGCTGAACGGTTCTTTCCCTTTATTTcggcaaagaaaaacaaaacaaaacaaaacagacaaaaaagcaTCTCCGTGACTTCAACACCCTCGCTCCGGCTTCCCTCCGCATGCTTCGGGTCTCTCGCCTCCTCCCTTCTCCGTATCAGAAGACCCCCTCGCCTGGTTTGCAATAAAGTGGTGTGTTCCTACCTCATCCGTTGAAGCGAGAAAGAGGAGAATTTACGAGCGAAAGCAAACGGGGCCAAAGAAACCGGTGACC includes:
- the LOC134504410 gene encoding brain-specific homeobox/POU domain protein 3-like, which gives rise to MMSMNSKQAFSMHPILHEPKYTHLHSSSEAIRRACLPAPQLQSNFFAGLDETLLRGAEALAAVDLVSQKSHPFKPDATYHTMSSVSVSCTPTSSSVHLHPPSVLSGHAHHAHHHQPAQGLEGELLEHLASALPLPDVGAAPAHPHPPTHLPALNGLGHPAHGQPPLAMGPHPPHGLASHPAVLAGPETETDPRELEAFAERFKQRRIKLCVTQADVGSALANLKIPGVGCLSQSTICRFESLTLSHNNMVALKPILEAWLEEAERAQREKLAKPEAYSTGDKKRKRTSIAAPEKRSLEAYFAVQPRPSSEKIAAIAEKLDLKKNVVRVWFCNQRQKQKRMKFSAAY